From the Haloplasma contractile SSD-17B genome, one window contains:
- a CDS encoding aldo/keto reductase gives MGIITETYELENGIKIPKVGFGTWQIPNGEATYNSVTYALKNGYRHIDTANGYENEESVGKAVRDSGINREDIFVTSKLRAEIKTYEGALDAFEDTMEQLGLEYVDLYLIHAPWPWSEIGKDCTKENIEVWKAMEEIYKSGRAKAIGVSNFNVNDLKAILETCTVKPMANQIRYFIGDTQDEITNFCKENGILVEGYSPLATGKLLKNEDVAELAKKYNVSVPQICIRYVIQKGVLPLPKSTHEEYIINNANVDFEISDEDMNYLDGLKNTTN, from the coding sequence ATGGGAATTATTACTGAAACTTATGAGTTAGAGAATGGAATTAAAATACCTAAGGTAGGATTTGGAACATGGCAAATACCAAATGGTGAAGCAACCTACAACTCAGTAACATACGCTTTAAAGAATGGTTACCGTCATATTGATACTGCAAATGGTTATGAAAATGAGGAAAGCGTAGGAAAAGCAGTTCGTGATTCAGGTATTAATCGCGAGGATATTTTTGTAACGTCAAAATTACGAGCTGAAATTAAGACTTATGAGGGTGCACTTGATGCATTTGAAGATACAATGGAACAATTAGGTCTTGAATATGTAGACCTTTACCTAATCCATGCGCCTTGGCCGTGGAGTGAAATCGGTAAAGACTGTACAAAAGAAAATATTGAAGTATGGAAAGCAATGGAGGAAATCTACAAGAGTGGACGTGCTAAAGCGATTGGAGTATCAAACTTCAATGTTAACGATCTAAAAGCAATTTTAGAAACATGCACGGTAAAACCAATGGCAAACCAAATACGATACTTCATCGGAGATACACAAGACGAAATCACAAACTTCTGTAAAGAGAACGGTATACTAGTAGAGGGTTACTCACCACTTGCAACCGGTAAACTTCTGAAAAATGAAGACGTTGCAGAATTAGCTAAGAAGTACAATGTATCTGTACCTCAAATTTGCATTCGTTATGTGATCCAAAAAGGTGTGTTGCCATTACCAAAATCGACACATGAAGAATATATTATAAACAACGCTAATGTCGACTTTGAAATCAGTGATGAAGACATGAACTATTTGGATGGATTAAAGAATACAACTAACTAA
- a CDS encoding GGDEF domain-containing protein — protein MKVFNKIVYAFLLFLMLMLLALWLFKPRGATLNDWNMGTEDNKNQISLPISFQVPESKVYTFKTHFKKTSYNTLVIPEINGHAFKVFINNQLVGGVGDFNHPTANIWNYVHTINFSQVTQNELNELRIDIYGLHDVGINQAPYLANNTEIQPYVLLQNIFISESINWVIGAAFTFAILLLLLSIHSDINKKIYLFYAIALFLFSIYSTDLTYRETTGSLAFYLIIRKIQMLSLFLSASFMVIAARYYFTRQKIPSLAIIIILLILSPILFAPSYIVLNNITQYIGLLLIVSLIYLIIINFMDPNKRTLFSTVFLCLAVLYRFFEYIYDLPPIFVVQYAVLIYILGVIYMIIADYSLLKEEKTRLNEKVKHDHLTKVYNRTALEFLTISNGDAVIFIDIDNFKHYNDTLGHSAGDQLLIKFANFLSLMIRSQGDLVRYGGDEFVIILYNHSVTEATVLIEKLRNDIKDLFVEIDLSYGVTEFKDNLFDSLIHADRKMYEMKFMKENTNSH, from the coding sequence GTGAAGGTATTCAATAAAATTGTATATGCATTCTTATTGTTTTTGATGTTAATGTTATTAGCACTTTGGTTGTTTAAACCACGTGGTGCTACATTAAATGATTGGAACATGGGAACAGAAGATAATAAAAATCAAATATCGCTTCCGATTAGTTTTCAGGTCCCTGAATCGAAAGTTTATACCTTTAAAACACACTTCAAAAAAACATCGTATAATACCCTAGTTATACCTGAAATTAATGGACATGCTTTTAAAGTTTTTATCAATAATCAATTAGTTGGCGGTGTCGGCGATTTTAATCATCCTACCGCTAATATATGGAATTATGTTCATACAATTAACTTTTCACAAGTAACACAAAACGAGTTAAATGAACTAAGAATTGATATCTATGGGTTGCATGATGTTGGTATTAATCAAGCTCCCTATTTAGCTAACAACACAGAGATTCAACCGTATGTTTTACTTCAAAATATTTTTATCAGTGAATCCATTAACTGGGTTATTGGCGCTGCATTTACCTTTGCCATTTTACTTTTACTATTATCAATACATAGTGATATAAATAAAAAAATATATCTTTTCTATGCAATAGCACTATTTTTATTTTCTATATATAGTACAGACCTTACTTATCGTGAGACTACTGGCTCTTTAGCATTTTATCTAATAATACGTAAGATACAAATGTTATCACTTTTCCTATCGGCTAGTTTTATGGTTATTGCTGCTAGGTATTATTTCACAAGACAAAAGATACCCTCTCTTGCAATCATCATAATTTTACTTATTTTATCACCAATCCTGTTTGCTCCAAGTTATATTGTACTAAATAACATTACACAATATATAGGATTACTCCTGATCGTTAGTCTTATTTACTTGATTATAATTAACTTTATGGATCCGAACAAACGCACCCTCTTTTCAACTGTTTTTCTGTGTCTTGCTGTCCTCTATCGTTTCTTTGAATATATCTATGACTTACCTCCTATATTCGTCGTTCAATACGCGGTTCTTATTTATATATTGGGCGTTATTTATATGATTATAGCAGACTATTCACTTTTAAAAGAGGAAAAAACGCGTCTTAATGAGAAAGTAAAACATGATCACTTGACTAAAGTATATAATCGCACGGCCTTAGAGTTCCTAACTATTTCGAACGGAGATGCAGTAATATTTATAGATATAGACAATTTTAAACACTATAACGATACACTGGGTCATAGTGCTGGTGATCAGTTGCTTATTAAATTTGCTAATTTTTTAAGTCTCATGATCCGCTCGCAAGGAGATTTAGTACGTTACGGTGGAGATGAGTTTGTCATTATATTATACAACCACTCTGTAACCGAGGCGACCGTTTTAATTGAAAAGTTAAGAAATGACATAAAGGACTTATTTGTAGAAATCGATCTATCTTATGGTGTTACCGAATTTAAGGATAACCTTTTTGATTCTCTAATTCATGCGGACCGTAAGATGTATGAAATGAAGTTTATGAAAGAGAATACGAATAGCCATTAG
- a CDS encoding MetS family NSS transporter small subunit, producing MTLTSILFLCFGALVLWGGLAATLIVGLKDRSK from the coding sequence ATGACACTTACATCAATTTTATTTTTATGCTTTGGTGCCTTAGTTTTATGGGGAGGATTAGCAGCAACCTTAATAGTTGGGCTTAAAGATCGTTCTAAATAA
- a CDS encoding sodium-dependent transporter: MAEQKREQWGSKMGFILAAVGSAVGLGNIWRFPYLLYSNGGGAFLVPYFIAIFTTGIPLLLLEYSIGHKMRGSAPLSYFRMNKKWEWLGWWPSITSFVILTYYTMILSWALNYVYLSFNQAWGEDTNNYFFNDFLKLSTGPFDLGSIQWTILFGITVLWLLNWFICFKGVSKGIERINKVLLPLLIIIILIIVVRGVTLPGAAVGLNKLFTPDWNKVLEPGVWMDAYGQVFYSLSIGMGIMITYSSYLPKKSDLNNSALMTAFANSGFEFLTAIGVFAILGFMAVSQGVPVDEVATQSIGLAFVVFPKVFSLMGGLGSVFAALFFSALVFAGITSCVSLTEAFVAAVKDKTNVSRKKVVTIVSVLGYSISVLYSTGAGLYFLDIVDAFINAYGLIVIGLLECIVVGWFFSTKVLRKHTNSVSIYSIGLWWDVLIRYVTPTVLTIMLAVNIYNEIKSPYGNYPKLALLIFGWGVVITIIILSIAASKANDHYTSLESTEEVA, encoded by the coding sequence ATGGCAGAGCAAAAACGAGAACAATGGGGATCAAAGATGGGATTTATACTTGCTGCAGTAGGGTCTGCGGTAGGACTTGGGAACATATGGCGCTTTCCGTATTTGTTGTATTCAAATGGTGGTGGAGCTTTTTTAGTTCCATACTTTATAGCAATCTTCACAACAGGTATTCCGTTACTTTTACTAGAATATAGTATTGGACATAAAATGAGAGGTTCAGCACCTCTGTCATATTTTCGAATGAATAAAAAATGGGAATGGCTAGGTTGGTGGCCAAGTATAACATCATTTGTAATCTTAACCTATTATACGATGATTTTAAGTTGGGCTTTGAATTATGTTTACTTATCGTTTAACCAAGCATGGGGAGAGGATACAAATAACTACTTTTTCAATGATTTCTTAAAATTATCTACAGGACCATTTGATTTGGGTAGTATACAGTGGACGATCTTGTTTGGAATAACAGTATTATGGCTTTTAAACTGGTTTATCTGTTTTAAGGGTGTTTCAAAAGGAATTGAGCGAATCAACAAAGTATTATTGCCTCTATTAATTATAATTATTTTAATTATAGTAGTGCGTGGTGTTACGTTACCAGGAGCGGCAGTAGGACTTAACAAATTATTTACCCCTGATTGGAACAAGGTGTTAGAACCTGGTGTGTGGATGGATGCATATGGACAAGTTTTCTATTCATTAAGTATCGGAATGGGAATCATGATCACCTACTCTAGTTATCTACCTAAGAAGTCCGACTTAAATAACAGTGCCTTGATGACTGCATTTGCAAATAGTGGTTTCGAATTCTTAACTGCGATCGGTGTATTTGCAATCCTTGGATTCATGGCTGTTAGTCAAGGTGTACCTGTGGATGAAGTAGCCACTCAAAGTATTGGGTTAGCCTTTGTTGTGTTTCCAAAGGTATTCTCACTCATGGGTGGACTTGGAAGTGTCTTTGCTGCTTTATTCTTTTCAGCTTTAGTATTTGCGGGAATTACCTCGTGCGTATCGTTAACAGAAGCGTTCGTAGCAGCAGTAAAAGATAAAACAAACGTAAGTAGAAAAAAGGTCGTGACCATTGTAAGTGTATTAGGTTATTCAATTAGTGTTTTATACTCAACAGGAGCAGGCCTTTACTTCCTAGACATCGTAGATGCATTCATTAATGCATATGGATTAATTGTGATTGGACTACTCGAGTGCATTGTGGTCGGTTGGTTCTTTTCAACTAAAGTATTACGTAAGCATACAAACTCTGTTTCTATTTATTCAATAGGATTATGGTGGGATGTGTTAATTAGGTATGTGACGCCTACAGTCCTAACGATTATGCTAGCGGTGAATATTTATAATGAAATCAAAAGTCCTTATGGAAATTATCCGAAGCTTGCTCTTCTTATATTTGGATGGGGTGTCGTTATTACAATCATAATTTTATCAATTGCTGCAAGTAAAGCAAACGATCATTATACAAGTCTTGAGTCTACTGAGGAGGTGGCTTAA
- the asnA gene encoding aspartate--ammonia ligase yields the protein MIEHMDTYVNKLSLFQTQKAIKKLKDFFERQLAYELNLTRISAPLFVQPETGLNDNLNGTEKPVSFSVFNNNEVQIVQSLAKWKRMALYKYNIKEKAGIYTDMNAIRKDEEPDYIHSYYVDQWDWERVIGQSDRNELKLKEVVERIYKVLKITDEYIVDEFPVLSHKLPETIFFISSQELENQYPDLTSKQREHEICKKYKAVFIFKIGKKLLSGKPHDGRSPDYDDWELNGDILLYNPVSETAFELSSMGIRVDKESLLKQLEETNTLDRLNLEYHQAIVNDVLPLTIGGGIGQSRLCMYFLEKAHIGEVQSSVWPKSMIKECKEKNIHLL from the coding sequence ATGATTGAACATATGGATACATATGTTAATAAATTATCCTTATTTCAAACACAAAAAGCAATAAAAAAACTAAAGGATTTCTTTGAGCGACAGCTGGCATATGAACTTAATCTAACTCGTATTTCAGCACCACTTTTTGTTCAACCGGAAACGGGTCTGAATGATAATTTAAATGGAACAGAAAAACCCGTATCGTTTTCAGTATTTAATAATAATGAGGTACAAATCGTTCAGTCTCTTGCAAAATGGAAAAGGATGGCGCTGTATAAATACAATATTAAAGAAAAAGCAGGAATTTATACAGATATGAATGCAATTAGAAAAGATGAAGAACCTGATTATATACATTCATACTATGTTGATCAATGGGACTGGGAACGTGTTATTGGACAATCGGATCGAAATGAATTAAAACTAAAAGAAGTTGTAGAAAGAATATATAAAGTACTTAAAATTACGGACGAATATATTGTTGATGAGTTCCCAGTATTAAGTCATAAATTACCTGAAACAATATTCTTTATATCCTCTCAAGAACTTGAAAATCAATATCCTGATCTGACTAGCAAACAGAGAGAGCATGAGATCTGCAAGAAATATAAAGCAGTCTTTATATTTAAAATTGGAAAAAAACTATTATCAGGGAAACCTCACGACGGTAGATCACCTGACTATGATGATTGGGAGCTGAACGGTGATATTTTATTATACAATCCTGTTTCAGAAACAGCTTTTGAACTATCATCTATGGGGATTCGTGTGGATAAAGAATCGTTACTAAAACAATTAGAAGAAACAAATACACTAGACAGACTGAATCTAGAATACCATCAAGCAATTGTAAATGATGTTCTTCCGCTTACGATCGGGGGAGGAATAGGTCAATCACGACTTTGTATGTATTTCCTAGAAAAAGCACATATTGGAGAAGTGCAGAGTTCTGTATGGCCTAAATCAATGATTAAAGAATGTAAAGAAAAAAATATTCACTTACTATAG
- the queF gene encoding preQ(1) synthase — protein MAGRNEKDLDGVTLLGNQGVKYNYEYDPDILESFENKHPGNDYFVKFNAPEFTSLCPITGQPDFATIYISYVPGKLMVESKSLKLYLFSFRNHGDFHEDCMNIIMKDLIKLMDPKYIEVWGKFTPRGGISIDPYCNYGKPGTEWENVAKQRLFQHDMYPETIDNR, from the coding sequence ATGGCAGGGAGAAATGAAAAAGACTTAGACGGTGTTACATTGCTAGGAAATCAAGGTGTAAAATACAATTATGAATACGACCCGGATATCTTAGAAAGTTTTGAGAATAAACATCCAGGTAATGATTATTTTGTAAAATTTAATGCACCTGAGTTTACAAGTTTATGCCCAATTACAGGTCAACCTGATTTTGCAACTATCTATATATCATATGTACCAGGAAAATTAATGGTTGAGAGTAAATCATTAAAACTATATTTATTTAGTTTTAGAAATCATGGTGACTTCCATGAGGATTGCATGAATATCATTATGAAAGACTTAATAAAATTAATGGACCCTAAATACATTGAGGTATGGGGGAAATTTACGCCGCGTGGTGGTATTTCAATTGATCCATATTGTAACTACGGAAAACCAGGTACTGAATGGGAAAATGTAGCTAAGCAGCGTCTATTTCAGCATGATATGTATCCTGAAACGATTGATAACCGATAG
- a CDS encoding queuosine precursor transporter: MLDLLLILGFVVFNFLVVLVGYKLFGLRGLATTSVFFVLISNILVLKRVDVFGLAVPAGALAIGATFLITDIIGEFYSKEKAKQIVHITFFANIVWTLGLTFALYLPTHATDFSKNAMELLFTPLPRIALGGLIAFYVSQLIDVQLFHLLKNKFPNQLWIRNNGSTIVSQAIDTVLFLSIAFLGTLPFAVLGQMMIGMYSAKLMFAVLDTVIIYIIKHKKSNAEGVR; this comes from the coding sequence ATGTTAGATTTATTATTAATATTAGGATTTGTTGTATTTAACTTTTTGGTGGTGCTTGTAGGATATAAACTGTTTGGTTTAAGAGGATTAGCGACCACAAGTGTATTCTTCGTTTTAATCTCAAATATCTTAGTACTTAAGCGAGTGGATGTATTTGGATTAGCGGTACCTGCAGGTGCGTTAGCAATTGGTGCTACATTCTTAATTACGGATATTATTGGAGAGTTTTATTCCAAGGAAAAGGCAAAACAAATCGTTCACATTACATTCTTTGCTAATATAGTATGGACATTAGGGTTGACATTTGCGTTGTATTTACCAACTCATGCTACTGATTTTAGTAAAAATGCTATGGAATTATTGTTTACACCACTACCAAGAATAGCATTGGGTGGCTTAATCGCCTTCTATGTGTCGCAGTTAATCGATGTTCAACTGTTTCATTTATTAAAAAATAAGTTTCCAAATCAGTTGTGGATTCGTAATAATGGATCAACAATTGTATCTCAGGCGATTGATACTGTTTTATTCTTATCGATTGCGTTCTTAGGTACATTGCCATTCGCAGTTTTAGGACAAATGATGATTGGTATGTATAGTGCAAAATTAATGTTTGCAGTGTTAGATACAGTGATTATTTACATCATTAAACATAAAAAATCAAATGCGGAAGGAGTACGATAA
- a CDS encoding AraC family transcriptional regulator: MYYKIKTSKLPMITWNGRVNLQSPFKHEERILGEYIIYIINSGELFLEEDGQRYHLQKGDYIMLDPYKKHKGYKLSTCDYYYIHFKSDIIENLNISEERFKTKINNNYTPNFYANDEPEQFSIYLPKHYSIKDMNDYYSITHHIDEAINAHHDGIAFYPVLGSTKLVDIFIKIYQMLLRDYNYNVNHQASKSLLTVQHVRKYIERNIFRTIKRKEIMDMIHLNYDYLNRLFKKQIGCSINKYIQLKKIETAKNIMLNNHDLKISEIGYLVGIDNPFYFSKLFKKIVGESPQQYYKKVLANTDYSNERE; encoded by the coding sequence ATGTACTATAAAATAAAAACAAGCAAATTACCTATGATCACATGGAATGGTCGAGTAAACCTTCAATCACCTTTTAAACATGAAGAACGTATTTTAGGCGAGTACATTATATATATTATTAATAGTGGCGAGTTGTTTCTTGAAGAAGACGGACAACGGTATCACCTACAAAAGGGTGATTATATTATGCTAGATCCTTATAAAAAACATAAAGGATATAAATTATCCACTTGTGATTATTACTATATTCATTTCAAATCCGATATTATCGAGAATCTAAATATCTCAGAAGAACGATTTAAAACAAAGATTAACAATAATTATACCCCTAACTTTTATGCGAATGATGAACCCGAACAGTTCTCAATTTATCTTCCTAAACATTATAGTATTAAGGATATGAATGACTATTATAGTATAACGCATCATATCGATGAAGCGATTAATGCACATCATGATGGCATTGCTTTTTATCCAGTTTTAGGCTCTACAAAACTAGTTGATATATTTATTAAAATCTATCAGATGCTATTACGTGATTATAATTATAATGTTAATCATCAAGCTTCAAAATCATTACTTACTGTTCAGCACGTTAGAAAATATATAGAACGTAATATTTTCCGCACTATTAAACGAAAAGAAATCATGGATATGATTCATCTTAACTATGACTATTTAAATCGCTTATTTAAAAAACAAATCGGATGCAGTATTAATAAATATATCCAGTTAAAGAAGATTGAGACTGCTAAAAACATCATGTTGAATAACCATGATTTGAAAATATCTGAGATTGGATACTTAGTTGGAATTGATAACCCCTTTTATTTTAGTAAATTATTTAAAAAAATTGTTGGGGAATCTCCTCAGCAATATTATAAGAAAGTATTAGCTAATACCGATTATTCAAATGAACGCGAGTAA
- a CDS encoding aminopeptidase P family protein, producing MEIKERIQKLRTLMEEKGLAAYIVPSSDPHQSEYVAEHYASRAFISGFTGSAGTAVITLDEAGLWTDGRYFVQAADELKGTGVRLFKMGESGVPTISDFLKKLPKESKIGFDGKVIAVNYFNSLNKSLAKKGFTYSVNDDLMNDVWDDRPEIPTTPVITHETVYTGKSREEKIKEVVSEMKTLGASHYVISGLDDIAWLYNIRGRDIRYNPLTIAYTVLTEEKAYLFIDDNKISDKLKAELEQATIEIRPYNSIKEYFEKLNEGLVILDPSKTNIWLHSAIKIKKLPIKDITTRLKGIKNETEIEHVRNCMVRDGVAMVKYMKWLKETIKERTIKEIEASDKLADFRSTDELFFDFSFPTISAYKENAALPHYRATEEKQATIKPESLYLVDSGGQYLDGTTDITRTIAMGPLTEEEKTDFTLVLKGMIDLTLQRFLYGTTGSKLDIIARIPLWNAGLDYKHGTGHGVGFFLNVHEGPHSIGSRPNTVKIEKGMIMSNEPGVYKAGKHGIRIENIIVAQEDIKTEFGGQFMKFETVTLCPIDLDAIDASLLSKEEKTWLNAYHREVFEKLSPYLNEEEQVFLKEYTKEI from the coding sequence ATCGAAATTAAAGAGAGAATTCAAAAGTTAAGAACATTGATGGAAGAGAAAGGACTCGCCGCCTACATTGTACCTAGTTCTGACCCACATCAGAGTGAGTATGTTGCAGAACATTATGCATCACGTGCCTTCATATCAGGATTCACTGGTTCAGCAGGTACTGCAGTGATCACACTAGATGAAGCTGGACTATGGACAGATGGACGTTACTTTGTTCAAGCAGCAGACGAGTTAAAAGGAACTGGTGTTAGACTATTTAAGATGGGAGAAAGTGGCGTTCCTACTATCTCCGATTTTTTAAAGAAGTTACCTAAAGAATCTAAGATTGGCTTCGATGGAAAAGTTATTGCCGTGAACTATTTCAATAGTTTAAACAAGTCGTTAGCCAAAAAGGGATTCACTTACTCAGTAAATGATGACTTAATGAATGATGTGTGGGACGATCGTCCTGAAATACCAACAACTCCTGTTATCACACATGAAACGGTATACACAGGAAAATCACGTGAAGAAAAAATTAAAGAAGTCGTTTCAGAAATGAAAACACTAGGAGCAAGTCATTATGTCATTTCTGGACTTGACGATATTGCCTGGTTATATAACATTCGTGGGCGCGATATCAGATACAACCCACTAACAATTGCTTATACAGTTTTAACTGAAGAAAAAGCTTACCTATTTATCGATGACAACAAAATTAGTGATAAACTTAAAGCTGAATTAGAACAAGCAACCATTGAAATTAGACCTTACAATAGCATTAAGGAATACTTTGAAAAACTCAATGAAGGTCTTGTAATATTAGACCCTTCAAAGACGAATATCTGGTTACATAGTGCTATAAAAATTAAGAAACTACCTATAAAAGATATTACAACCCGATTAAAAGGGATTAAAAATGAGACAGAAATTGAACATGTGAGAAACTGTATGGTACGTGACGGTGTAGCCATGGTTAAGTATATGAAATGGTTAAAAGAAACGATCAAAGAACGTACAATAAAAGAAATAGAAGCGTCTGATAAATTAGCAGATTTCCGTAGTACGGACGAGTTGTTCTTTGACTTCAGTTTCCCTACTATTTCTGCTTATAAAGAAAATGCAGCACTCCCTCATTACCGAGCAACTGAAGAAAAACAAGCGACTATTAAACCAGAAAGTTTATATCTAGTTGACTCAGGTGGACAGTACTTAGACGGAACGACTGATATCACACGAACCATTGCAATGGGACCATTAACTGAAGAAGAAAAAACGGACTTCACCCTAGTTCTTAAAGGAATGATTGACCTAACACTACAACGTTTCTTATATGGAACAACTGGTTCTAAGCTAGATATCATTGCAAGAATTCCTTTATGGAATGCCGGACTTGATTACAAGCACGGTACCGGTCACGGAGTTGGATTCTTCTTAAATGTTCACGAAGGACCACACAGCATAGGATCTCGTCCGAATACCGTCAAGATTGAAAAAGGGATGATCATGTCTAACGAGCCTGGTGTTTATAAGGCAGGAAAGCATGGTATTCGAATTGAAAATATCATTGTAGCACAAGAAGATATCAAGACAGAGTTTGGTGGACAGTTCATGAAATTTGAAACGGTAACGTTATGTCCGATCGACTTAGATGCAATTGATGCCTCCTTACTTTCTAAGGAAGAAAAAACATGGTTAAATGCTTATCATAGAGAAGTGTTTGAAAAATTATCACCCTATCTAAACGAAGAAGAACAAGTATTCTTAAAAGAGTACACAAAGGAAATCTAA
- a CDS encoding DUF4349 domain-containing protein, producing the protein MKSRLKLILVLFCVLSVLLVGCNASDKEYNKEHGDKGVDESVTTTNSDATPNRKIIYKVDTDLTTNDITNSVNIIKDELNDDEWLDLEKISEYTAFLVVRVKSDRLDQFLDSISEGHDVTNFNKTATDVSLDYQDKSNLIRTYEAERDRLLELYEEASLNDMIEINRRLSEIEIEIQRLQGELNQFDSLVDYSEVKLNIYLDVDVEKEEELTFGDRVWSGLSGGFSALVIFLEALIVVIVTLLPWAVVFGPISYGVYRLVKRSQKKKKKMKETEKFPEE; encoded by the coding sequence ATGAAGAGTAGGCTTAAATTAATACTAGTTTTGTTTTGTGTGTTATCGGTATTATTAGTTGGTTGTAATGCATCAGATAAAGAATACAATAAAGAACATGGAGACAAAGGTGTAGATGAAAGTGTCACGACTACTAATAGTGACGCAACACCAAATCGTAAGATCATTTATAAAGTGGATACTGATTTGACAACGAACGATATTACTAATAGCGTCAATATAATAAAAGATGAGCTAAATGATGATGAATGGTTAGATTTAGAGAAAATATCAGAATATACAGCGTTCTTAGTGGTGAGAGTAAAAAGTGATCGTCTTGATCAATTTCTAGATTCAATATCAGAGGGTCATGATGTAACTAATTTTAATAAAACCGCTACGGATGTTTCTCTTGATTATCAGGACAAGTCAAATCTTATTCGTACGTATGAAGCAGAACGCGATCGACTGTTAGAGCTTTATGAGGAAGCATCTCTAAATGACATGATAGAGATTAATAGACGACTATCAGAAATTGAAATTGAAATTCAACGCCTACAAGGTGAACTGAATCAGTTTGACAGCCTTGTTGATTATAGTGAGGTTAAGTTAAATATTTACTTAGATGTTGATGTAGAGAAAGAAGAAGAGTTAACATTTGGTGATAGAGTATGGAGTGGATTATCTGGTGGGTTTTCAGCACTTGTTATCTTCCTAGAGGCACTTATTGTTGTAATTGTGACACTCTTGCCGTGGGCTGTTGTATTTGGTCCTATCTCTTATGGAGTGTATCGCTTAGTAAAGCGTAGTCAAAAGAAGAAAAAGAAAATGAAAGAAACTGAAAAATTTCCTGAGGAATAA
- a CDS encoding DUF2085 domain-containing protein, translated as MNSNEKRQATNKQHLTWLKLMHLGKSCGCHQISSRSFFYKNYQFPICARCTGILIGQFIIAPMCLFFGFNHLILNVIFVGIMAIDGIVQYIKLLQSNNIRRLITGLLGGFAIMSLTVYLSTIVWNVILDFIP; from the coding sequence ATGAATTCTAATGAAAAGAGGCAAGCAACCAATAAACAGCATCTAACTTGGTTGAAATTGATGCATCTTGGGAAATCATGTGGATGCCATCAAATAAGTTCTCGTTCATTCTTTTATAAGAATTATCAATTTCCTATTTGTGCAAGGTGTACAGGCATTCTAATTGGACAATTTATCATCGCTCCTATGTGCTTATTTTTTGGGTTTAATCACTTAATTTTAAACGTAATCTTTGTAGGAATAATGGCTATAGATGGCATAGTTCAATACATTAAATTATTACAATCGAATAATATAAGGCGACTCATTACAGGGCTATTGGGTGGTTTTGCGATTATGTCGTTAACTGTATACTTATCAACAATAGTTTGGAACGTTATTTTGGACTTTATACCATAG
- a CDS encoding MmcQ/YjbR family DNA-binding protein yields MNYNWLDEYCTTKKGVEKDYKIEWDATRYRINGKMFAMCGGDKEGKPIITMKLEPDFGELLREKYEEIIPGYYMSKRHWNSLYLEGNVPDKVLKKMLDQAYKLVLESLSKKVQKEIVEKENDLIRD; encoded by the coding sequence ATGAACTATAATTGGTTAGATGAGTATTGCACAACTAAAAAAGGTGTAGAGAAAGATTATAAAATCGAGTGGGACGCTACAAGGTACCGTATAAATGGTAAGATGTTTGCGATGTGTGGAGGAGATAAAGAAGGAAAGCCAATCATCACGATGAAATTAGAACCTGACTTCGGAGAACTATTAAGAGAAAAATATGAAGAAATCATACCGGGTTATTATATGAGTAAAAGACATTGGAATTCGCTATATTTAGAGGGGAATGTACCTGATAAAGTACTTAAGAAGATGCTAGATCAGGCGTATAAACTAGTTTTAGAATCCCTAAGCAAAAAGGTGCAAAAAGAGATTGTAGAAAAAGAGAATGATTTAATAAGAGACTAG